From a single Intestinibaculum porci genomic region:
- a CDS encoding PTS mannose/fructose/sorbose transporter subunit IIC — MNAINIILVIVVAFLAGMEGILDEFEFHQPIVACTLIGLVTGHLTEGIMLGGSLQMMALGWANIGAAVAPDAALASVASAIIMVLALNGGSHVNTKDAISASIAVAVPLSVAGLFLTMLCRTIAIPMVHAMDRCAEKGDFKGIEVWQILAICLQGIRIAIPAAALCVVPAKAVTSALNAMPAWLTGGMTVGGGMVAAVGYAMVINMMANKEVWPFFILGFVLAAISELTLIALGLIGISLALIYLGLKEEAKKGGGNGGGSGDPLGDILNDY; from the coding sequence ATGAACGCTATTAACATTATCCTGGTTATTGTCGTAGCATTCTTAGCTGGTATGGAAGGGATCCTTGATGAATTCGAATTCCATCAGCCAATTGTTGCTTGTACATTAATCGGGTTAGTTACTGGCCATTTAACTGAAGGAATCATGCTTGGTGGTTCTTTACAGATGATGGCATTAGGCTGGGCCAACATCGGTGCAGCCGTTGCACCAGATGCTGCCTTAGCATCCGTTGCATCTGCAATTATCATGGTTTTAGCTTTAAACGGTGGTTCTCACGTTAATACTAAAGATGCCATCTCTGCATCAATCGCTGTAGCCGTTCCACTTTCAGTAGCCGGCTTATTCTTAACTATGTTATGTCGTACAATCGCTATCCCTATGGTTCATGCGATGGACAGATGTGCTGAAAAAGGTGACTTTAAAGGCATCGAAGTATGGCAGATCTTAGCCATTTGCTTACAGGGTATTCGTATTGCCATCCCTGCAGCTGCATTATGTGTCGTTCCAGCTAAAGCTGTAACAAGCGCATTAAATGCAATGCCTGCCTGGTTAACAGGTGGTATGACTGTCGGCGGTGGTATGGTTGCTGCCGTAGGTTATGCAATGGTTATCAACATGATGGCAAACAAAGAAGTATGGCCATTCTTTATCTTAGGTTTCGTTTTAGCTGCAATTTCTGAATTAACATTAATCGCTTTAGGTTTAATTGGTATCTCTTTAGCCCTGATTTACTTAGGATTAAAAGAAGAAGCTAAAAAAGGCGGAGGAAACGGCGGCGGAAGCGGCGATCCTCTTGGCGATATCTTAAATGACTATTAA
- a CDS encoding DUF956 family protein, which produces MAQSLNTKVDFTIAASSHRGLGTTGKVMVGDHAFEYYNDKNVEDYIQIPWEEVDYISASVLFGKWINRFAIFTKRNGSFTFSAPDNKQLLRAVRKYVPEERMYKSLNFFQVIGRGLKAIFIRK; this is translated from the coding sequence ATGGCACAATCATTAAATACAAAGGTTGATTTCACAATTGCGGCTTCTTCTCACCGCGGTCTTGGGACAACGGGGAAAGTGATGGTCGGGGATCATGCCTTTGAATATTATAATGATAAGAACGTCGAAGATTATATTCAGATTCCTTGGGAAGAAGTTGATTATATTTCCGCTTCAGTCCTCTTTGGAAAATGGATCAATCGCTTTGCGATCTTTACCAAGCGTAATGGGTCTTTTACCTTCAGTGCTCCCGATAACAAGCAGTTATTAAGAGCGGTGCGTAAGTATGTGCCAGAAGAGCGAATGTATAAATCGCTCAATTTCTTCCAGGTGATTGGTCGCGGTCTTAAAGCGATCTTCATCAGAAAATAA
- a CDS encoding PTS sugar transporter subunit IIB, translating into MVGIVIASHGKFAEGIFQSGSMIFGDQADVKPVTLLPSEGPEDIRKKMEEAIATFSQQDEILFLIDLWSGTPFNQASALIDGHEGHWVVVTGLNLPMLIESYALRLGTESAADIASHVAKTSREGIRILPETIKVEGEDEAAKPAAQDAAPRGAIPEGTVIGDGHIKYVLARIDTRLLHGQVATAWTKATQPNRIIAVSDNVAKDKLRKQMIEQAAPPGVRAHVVPIDKMCKVDKDTRFGNTKALLLFENPEDALAAVKGGVQIKEINLGSIAASEGKVVCTKAVAMDQNDVKALEELTKLGIKIKVQKVPGDPVEDFNAIMKKAKTELHMN; encoded by the coding sequence ATGGTAGGAATTGTCATTGCCAGCCATGGAAAATTTGCAGAAGGCATTTTCCAGTCTGGATCAATGATCTTTGGGGATCAGGCCGATGTTAAGCCTGTAACACTGTTACCTAGCGAAGGTCCAGAAGACATCCGTAAAAAGATGGAAGAAGCAATTGCCACTTTCTCACAGCAGGATGAAATTCTATTCTTAATCGACCTTTGGAGTGGAACACCATTCAACCAGGCCAGCGCATTAATCGATGGTCATGAAGGTCACTGGGTTGTTGTTACTGGTTTAAATTTACCAATGCTCATTGAATCATATGCATTACGTCTTGGCACTGAAAGCGCTGCAGACATTGCGTCTCATGTTGCAAAGACATCTAGAGAAGGTATCAGAATTTTACCAGAAACAATTAAAGTTGAAGGTGAAGATGAAGCGGCTAAACCAGCTGCTCAGGATGCTGCACCACGTGGTGCAATTCCTGAAGGAACAGTCATCGGTGATGGCCATATTAAATATGTTTTAGCTCGTATCGATACGCGTTTATTACATGGTCAGGTCGCAACGGCTTGGACCAAAGCAACACAGCCAAATCGTATCATCGCTGTTTCTGATAACGTCGCAAAAGATAAGTTACGTAAACAGATGATCGAACAGGCTGCGCCACCAGGGGTTCGCGCGCACGTCGTTCCAATCGACAAAATGTGTAAAGTCGATAAGGATACGCGTTTTGGTAATACGAAAGCCTTATTGTTATTCGAAAACCCTGAAGATGCTTTAGCAGCTGTTAAGGGCGGCGTCCAGATTAAAGAAATCAACTTAGGTTCAATTGCGGCCAGCGAAGGCAAAGTTGTTTGTACAAAAGCCGTTGCAATGGATCAGAATGACGTCAAAGCGTTAGAAGAATTAACAAAATTAGGTATTAAGATTAAAGTGCAGAAAGTCCCAGGAGATCCTGTTGAAGACTTCAATGCAATTATGAAAAAAGCCAAAACAGAATTACATATGAATTAA
- a CDS encoding PTS system mannose/fructose/sorbose family transporter subunit IID — protein MAEIKLSKHDRFSVCWRHQFLQGSWNYERMQNGGWCYSIIPAIKKLYTNKEDQVAALKRHLEFYNTHPYVSAPVMGVTLALEEERANGAAIDDQAIQGVKVGMMGPLAGVGDPVFWFTARPIIGALGASLAMSGSIVGPLLFFIVWNVMRFAFLWYTQEFGYRVGTQITNDLSGGLLGKITSGATILGMFIIGALVERWVSISFTPVVSTVQQQKGAYIEWDKLPKGAAGIKSALEQYSSLGATGLNQAKVTTLQGNLDQLIPGLAAVLLTLLICKLLKKGISPIAIIIGLFVVGIIGRVCNFM, from the coding sequence ATGGCTGAAATTAAGTTATCAAAACATGACCGTTTTTCGGTATGTTGGCGTCATCAGTTCCTTCAGGGGTCATGGAACTATGAACGTATGCAGAATGGTGGTTGGTGTTATTCAATCATCCCTGCAATCAAGAAATTATATACAAACAAAGAAGACCAGGTTGCCGCTTTAAAGAGACATCTGGAATTCTATAACACACATCCTTATGTATCAGCGCCAGTTATGGGTGTAACCTTAGCTCTTGAAGAAGAAAGAGCTAATGGTGCGGCAATCGATGACCAGGCTATTCAGGGTGTTAAAGTCGGGATGATGGGCCCACTTGCTGGTGTCGGTGACCCAGTATTCTGGTTTACTGCTCGTCCTATCATTGGTGCCTTAGGTGCATCATTAGCAATGTCTGGATCTATCGTTGGTCCATTACTATTCTTCATTGTATGGAACGTTATGCGTTTCGCATTCTTATGGTATACTCAGGAATTTGGTTACCGTGTAGGTACTCAGATCACCAATGACTTATCTGGTGGTCTTCTTGGTAAAATCACTTCTGGTGCAACCATCTTAGGTATGTTCATCATCGGTGCCTTAGTAGAACGCTGGGTATCAATCAGCTTCACACCTGTTGTCTCAACTGTTCAGCAGCAGAAAGGTGCTTATATCGAATGGGATAAATTACCAAAAGGTGCAGCTGGTATTAAATCAGCCTTAGAACAGTACTCTTCATTAGGTGCAACTGGTTTAAATCAGGCTAAAGTGACAACTTTACAGGGTAACTTAGATCAGTTAATTCCTGGTTTAGCAGCTGTCTTATTAACTTTATTAATCTGTAAATTATTAAAGAAGGGTATCTCACCAATCGCTATCATCATCGGTTTATTCGTTGTTGGTATCATCGGACGAGTTTGCAACTTCATGTAA
- a CDS encoding LexA family protein, with protein MELKEFIQQYKEEQQINNSEMARRLGVTKSTIHKWLNGDVKKLQSETLQKLSQALGYDVEAVLNGQVIEFKKPILGYVKAGYNLYAEENYLGYEDVTAAENRQGDYFLQVTGDSMIGEGIMDGSLAYIKSCSDVPSGTIAVCLIGGEEVTIKRVIKKEDMIILEAANPQVSARYFSAEEAATLPVQIIGRLVYVKTVF; from the coding sequence ATGGAATTAAAAGAATTCATTCAACAGTATAAAGAAGAACAGCAAATCAATAACTCAGAAATGGCCAGACGTCTTGGCGTCACCAAATCCACGATCCATAAATGGTTAAATGGTGATGTCAAAAAACTGCAGAGTGAAACCCTGCAAAAGCTTTCCCAGGCCCTTGGCTATGATGTGGAAGCCGTCTTAAATGGTCAGGTGATCGAATTTAAAAAACCGATTCTCGGCTATGTAAAGGCTGGCTATAACTTATATGCGGAAGAAAACTATTTAGGCTACGAAGACGTGACAGCCGCGGAAAATCGTCAAGGTGATTACTTTTTACAAGTGACTGGTGATTCGATGATTGGTGAAGGTATTATGGATGGTTCCCTCGCCTATATCAAATCCTGTTCGGATGTCCCAAGCGGGACAATTGCCGTCTGTTTAATTGGCGGTGAAGAAGTGACCATCAAGCGCGTGATCAAAAAAGAAGACATGATCATTCTTGAAGCCGCCAACCCACAGGTGAGCGCGCGTTACTTCTCCGCTGAAGAAGCAGCAACGCTCCCAGTTCAGATTATTGGCCGTCTCGTTTACGTTAAAACCGTCTTTTAG